Proteins encoded together in one Tripterygium wilfordii isolate XIE 37 chromosome 14, ASM1340144v1, whole genome shotgun sequence window:
- the LOC120015591 gene encoding uncharacterized protein LOC120015591, translating to MEIKVTDLIPWIREHVVLDIPYMRAYRAKKLAVERINGNAKVQYARLREYMAEVRKTNVGSTCQVQVNRDANDKPVFWRLYICLDALKRGFLEGCRPFIGLDGCFLKGVYGGQLLIAVAHDGNQGIFPIAWAVVNVENTENWDWFLFRLLQDIGVGPWTFISDQQKGLVHVFEHDLSEYEHRLCSRHLYANFSKKFKGVQLEHQFYKIVKATTVQEFQGEMLNMKTLDAGGWKWLDERADKKWSKAKFNTLSKNDCALNNLCESYNSKILRHRAKPIITLLEELRTKSMKRLAKCRLEMDMKQGFLVPIVRDKLEKEREECGMWNATWARDDNHSLFEVFKQPSSSLST from the exons ATGGAGATTAAGGTTACTGATCTTATTCCCTGGATAAGGGAGCATGTTGTGCTAGATATTCCTTATATGCGTGCATATAGGGCAAAGAAGTTAGCAGTGGAAAGGATTAATGGAAATGCAAAGGTTCAGTATGCAAGATTGAGGGAGTACATGGCAGAAGTTAGGAAGACAAATGTTGGCAGTACATGTCAGGTGCAGGTAAATAGGGATGCTAATGATAAGCCTGTTTTTTGGAGgttgtatatatgtttggatgCATTAAAGAGAGGATTTTTGGAGGGTTGTAGGCCATTTATTGGGTTGGATGGCTGTTTTTTAAAGGGGGTTTATGGGGGCCAGCTTCTTATAGCTGTGGCCCATGATGGTAACCAGGGAATATTTCCAATTGCATGGGCAGTGGTGAATGTAGAGAATACAGAAAATTGGGATTGGTTTTTGTTTAGGTTGCTTCAAGATATTGGAGTTGGTCCTTGGACCTTTATATCAGATCAGCAGAAG GGTTTGGTACATGTGTTTGAGCATGATCTGAGTGAATATGAGCATAGGTTATGTTCAAGACACTTGTATGCAAATTTCAGCAAAAAATTCAAGGGTGTTCAGCTTGAGCATCAATTCTACAAGATTGTTAAGGCCACTACAGTGCAAGAATTTCAGGGAGAGATGTTGAATATGAAAACTTTGGATGCAGGTGGCTGGAAGTGGTTAGATGAGCGGGCAGACAAGAAATGGAGCAAGGCGAAGTTCAACACATTGTCAAAGAATGATTGTGCATTAAATAATCTCTGTGAGAGCTACAACTCTAAGATACTAAGACACAGGGCTAAGCCAATCATCACTCTATTGGAAGAACTTCGAACAAAGTCGATGAAAAGGCTTGCGAAATGTAGATTGGAAATGGATATGAAACAAGGATTTCTTGTGCCTATTGTGAGAGACAAGTTGGAGAAAGAAAGGGAAGAATGTGGAATGTGGAATGCTACATGGGCCAGAGATGATAATCATTCCCTTTTTGAAGTTTTCAAACAACCATCAAGTTCATTGTCAACTTGA
- the LOC120014743 gene encoding cationic amino acid transporter 1-like yields MGGVSEGSGDDGGTIRRRGCACSKNDFLPEESFKSWGNYVNAIKETPKRFKNRVLTRSMDNTELHEMKARSEHEMKKTLNWWDLMWFGIGAVIGAGIFVLTGLEARDDAGPAVVLSYVVSGVSAMLSVFCYTEFAVEIPVAGGSFAYLRVEMGDFVAFIAAGNILLEYVIGGAAVARSWTSYFATLCNHQPDDFRIIAHSLPEDYGHLDPIAVGVASIIAVLAVLSTKGSSRFNYIASIFHIAVILFIIIAGLTKADTKNYRDFTPYGTRGIFKASAVLFFAYVGFDAVSTMAEETKNPARDIPIGLVGSMVITTVCYCLLAITLTLMQPYKQINEDAPFSVAFEAVGWNWAKYIVAAGALKGMTTVLLVGAVGQARYLTHIARTHMMPPWLAHVNSRTGTPINATIVMMSATGIIAFFTKLGILSNLLSIATLFIFMMVAVALLVRRYYVSGETTVANRNKLIGCVVLILGSSIATAAYWGLSEKGWIGYVITVPIWFSGTAGLCIFVPQARNPKLWGVPLVPWLPSVSIFINIFLLGSIDGASFGRFAVWTVVLLVYYFLFGLHASYDTAMEFKEATKDGNGWKKIEEGAVSSQSATTGVNNGNHGTN; encoded by the exons ATGGGAGGGGTTAGTGAGGGAAGTGGAGATGATGGAGGAACCATCAGGAGAAGAGGATGTGCCTGCAGCAAAAACGATTTTCTTCCAGAAGAGTCCTTCAAGAGCTGGGGAAATTACGTAAACGCCATTAAGGAGACTCCGAAGAGGTTCAAGAACCGGGTCCTGACCCGATCCATGGACAATACGGAGCTCCACGAGATGAAGGCTCGCAGCGAGCACGAGATGAAGAAGACACTCAATTGGTGGGACCTCATGTGGTTTGGCATCGGAGCCGTCATTGGAGCCGGAATCTTCGTACTCACCGGACTCGAAGCCAGAGATGATGCCGGCCCCGCCGTCGTGTTGTCCTACGTGGTTTCTGGTGTCTCCGCCATGCTTTCTGTCTTCTGTTACACAGAGTTCGCAGTCGAGATTCCGGTTGCAG GTGGCTCATTTGCCTATTTGAGGGTGGAAATGGGGGACTTTGTGGCATTCATTGCCGCCGGAAACATCCTCCTAGAATACGTCATTGGCGGTGCAGCCGTGGCACGCTCCTGGACATCCTACTTCGCCACACTATGCAACCACCAACCTGACGATTTCCGCATTATAGCACACAGCCTCCCTGAAGACTACGGTCATCTCGACCCTATCGCAGTTGGTGTCGCCAGCATCATTGCCGTCCTTGCAGTGCTTAGCACAAAAGGCTCTTCTAGATTCAACTACATTGCCTCAATTTTCCACATTGCAGTCATTCTATTCATCATTATCGCTGGCCTCACCAAAGCCGACACCAAGAATTACAGGGACTTTACTCCCTATGGCACCCGCGGTATCTTCAAAGCATCAGCAGTACTTTTCTTTGCTTATGTTGGCTTTGATGCAGTTTCAACAATGGCTGAAGAAACCAAGAATCCTGCACGAGATATACCAATTGGATTAGTGGGCTCAATGGTTATAACAACAGTGTGTTATTGTTTGCTAGCAATAACACTAACCTTAATGCAGCCTTATAAACAGATCAACGAAGACGCACCATTTTCAGTCGCGTTTGAGGCTGTAGGCTGGAACTGGGCTAAATACATCGTCGCTGCCGGTGCATTGAAAGGTATGACCACAGTACTGCTCGTTGGCGCAGTTGGACAAGCCCGTTACCTCACTCACATTGCGCGTACTCACATGATGCCACCGTGGTTAGCTCATGTGAATTCAAGAACCGGAACGCCTATTAATGCTACGATTGTCATGATGTCCGCCACAGgaatcattgcattcttcacCAAGCTTGGTATTCTCTCAAATCTGTTGTCCATAGCTACATTGTTCATCTTCATGATGGTAGCAGTTGCACTTCTGGTTCGTCGCTACTATGTCAGCGGTGAGACAACAGTAGCAAATCGGAACAAGCTAATTGGGTGCGTTGTGCTAATCCTTGGATCTTCAATTGCCACTGCTGCTTATTGGGGTCTCAGTGAAAAGGGTTGGATAGGGTATGTGATTACCGTACCAATTTGGTTCTCGGGAACTGCAGGACTCTGTATCTTTGTTCCACAAGCAAGAAATCCTAAACTATGGGGTGTGCCTCTGGTGCCTTGGCTACCATCTGTTTCAATTTTTATCAACATTTTCCTTTTAGGGTCCATCGATGGGGCATCGTTCGGGAGGTTTGCtgtgtggactgttgtattgtTGGTATACTATTTCCTATTCGGATTACACGCATCTTATGACACGGCCATGGAGTTCAAAGAAGCAACCAAAGATGGGAATGGGTGGAAGAAGATAGAAGAGGGAGCTGTGTCTTCTCAATCTGCCACAACAGGAGTGAACAATGGCAATCATGGTACAAATTAG
- the LOC120014744 gene encoding integrator complex subunit 3 translates to MASKLINVESYQAENKIESSLRRAFELLEPKLRPPFPLSIPNLEEYAELNRAILYGVLCEPNFTKTHLKHLHAIVTDGYSFFVSLLVNIVREVYNKLVDSAKKQLVWVAREMVDVLGVGFDELLVCLLRQIVGGDFTKGNLWLCFEVVKIFLDKWDCLLEEEPLVLTSALYTFLRLLADHCRLSSNGEVEMLKQLEIQFCVKMLREQFSLCMRIGRDLIRLLLDLVHLPEFRVIWRDLALNPGEFTTPQFSDISELYRLRTSSRYSLLRITPEMETQLRFLLTHVKLGSQRRYQEWFAKKFLFAPERETLIVDIVRFICCAHHPSNDIIQSDVLPRWAAMGWLLKSCTKSYVEANVKLAMFYDWLFFNERADNIMNIEPAMLLMVYSIPKYIDVTHSLLEFLFLLVDNFDMNHNDLMRTGVLSAFTVLVQKGVVRSLDVLTSCDSLSPILKERLRRLFSASEAIVHKDLQPAHLPHQSIPSLVGPETPTMITAGVSSLSFPYKRKSSLANMQEV, encoded by the coding sequence ATGGCCTCAAAACTTATTAATGTTGAATCCTACCAAGCTGAGAATAAAATTGAAAGCTCCCTCAGGCGAGCTTTTGAGCTTTTGGAACCCAAACTAAGACCCCCATTCCCCTTATCGATCCCAAACCTGGAAGAGTATGCCGAGCTCAATCGAGCCATTctttatggggttttgtgtgAACCTAATTTTACCAAGACCCATCTCAAGCATTTACACGCCATTGTCACTGATGGGTATAGCTTTTTCGTGAGTTTGCTTGTCAATATTGTTCGGGAAGTTTATAACAAACTTGTAGATTCAGCGAAAAAACAGTTGGTCTGGGTTGCCAGAGAGATGGTTGATGTGTTAGGTGTGGGATTTGATGAATTGTTGGTGTGCTTGTTGAGGCAAATTGTGGGCGGAGATTTTACGAAGGGGAATTTGTGGTTATGTTTTGAAGTGGTGAAGATTTTTTTGGACAAATGGGATTGCTTACTTGAAGAAGAACCATTAGTTTTGACTAGTGCCTTGTATACATTTCTTCGATTATTAGCGGATCATTGTAGGTTATCAAGTAATGGAGAGGTAGAGATGTTGAAGCAGTTGGAGATTCAGTTTTGTGTTAAGATGTTGAGGGAACAATTTTCTTTGTGTATGAGGATTGGCAGGGATCTTATTAGATTGCTACTAGATTTGGTTCACTTACCTGAGTTCCGAGTCATCTGGAGGGATTTAGCATTGAACCCAGGGGAGTTTACAACTCCACAATTTTCGGATATTTCTGAATTGTACCGCTTAAGGACTTCAAGTCGGTACTCCTTGCTTCGGATCACACCGGAAATGGAAACTCAATTGCGGTTCTTGCTCACACATGTTAAATTGGGGAGTCAGAGGCGTTATCAGGAGTGGTTTGCTAAGAAATTTCTATTTGCACCTGAGAGAGAGACTCTGATAGTAGACATTGTGCGGTTCATTTGCTGTGCGCACCACCCATCTAATGACATCATACAGTCTGATGTCCTTCCGAGATGGGCTGCTATGGGTTGGCTGCTAAAATCCTGTACAAAATCTTATGTTGAAGCCAATGTGAAGTTGGCTATGTTTTATGATTGGCTTTTTTTCAATGAGAGAGCTGACAATATTATGAATATAGAGCCTGCAATGCTGTTGATGGTGTATTCAATACCGAAGTATATTGATGTGACCCACTCTCTTCTTGAATTTTTGTTCCTTCTTGTGGATAACTTTGACATGAATCACAATGATCTAATGAGAACTGGTGTGCTATCGGCTTTCACTGTGCTAGTCCAGAAAGGAGTGGTTCGCTCACTGGATGTTTTAACCTCATGCGATTCACTTTCTCCCATTCTGAAAGAGAGGCTTAGGAGGTTATTTTCAGCTTCAGAAGCAATTGTCCATAAGGATTTGCAACCTGCTCATCTTCCTCATCAATCTATACCATCCTTGGTTGGCCCAGAAACTCCAACAATGATTACAGCTGGTGTGTCTTCCTTGTCTTTTCCATACAAAAGGAAGTCGTCACTTGCTAATATGCAGGAAGTTTGA
- the LOC120014746 gene encoding accelerated cell death 11-like isoform X1 has translation MAGGVSERHLMKIAEAFKELAAAVNSQTADIEVAPFSKACSLVSPLFGCLGIAFKFAEMDYVAKVDDIGRASSSIFTLPAMLDKDIKENNLRKAGSHSRNLLRVKRGLDMVRVLFEKILATDRGTSLKDPASTAYAQVFAPHHGWVIRKAVAAGMYALPTRAQLMKELNEDEDSARIEMETYIITSAPVITYIDKLFLARELGIDW, from the exons ATGGCCGGCGGAGTGAGTGAAAGGCATCTCATGAAGATCGCGGAGGCTTTCAAGGAGCTCGCGGCGGCTGTTAATTCACAGACTGCCGACATAGAAGTGGCACCCTTCTCTAAGGCATGCTCTCTGGTTTCGCCTCTCTTTGGCTGTTTGGGGATTGCCTTCAAGTTCGCCGAGATGGACTACGTCGCCAAG GTTGATGATATTGGAAGAGCGTCGAGTTCAATTTTTACATTACCAGCTATGCTTGATAAAGATATAAAAGAGAACAATTTGAGGAAAGCTGGTAGTCATTCAAGAAACTTGTTAAGAGTGAAGCGTGGGCTTGACATGGTCAGGGTGCTGTTTGAGAAAATTCTAGCTACAGA CAGGGGAACTTCCCTGAAGGATCCAGCTTCCACGGCTTATGCCCAGGTCTTTGCGCCCCACCATGGATGGGTCATCAGGAAAGCGGTTGCTGCAGGAATGTATGCCCTTCCTACGAGAGCTCAACTAATGAAGGAGCTCAATGAAGATG AGGACTCCGCCAGGATTGAAATGGAAACTTACATCATTACTTCTGCTCCGGTCATCACATACATTGACAAACTCTTCCTCGCAAGAGAATTGGGTATAGATTGGTGA
- the LOC120014746 gene encoding accelerated cell death 11-like isoform X2, which produces MAGGVSERHLMKIAEAFKELAAAVNSQTADIEVAPFSKACSLVSPLFGCLGIAFKFAEMDYVAKVDDIGRASSSIFTLPAMLDKDIKENNLRKAGSHSRNLLRVKRGLDMVRVLFEKILATEGTSLKDPASTAYAQVFAPHHGWVIRKAVAAGMYALPTRAQLMKELNEDEDSARIEMETYIITSAPVITYIDKLFLARELGIDW; this is translated from the exons ATGGCCGGCGGAGTGAGTGAAAGGCATCTCATGAAGATCGCGGAGGCTTTCAAGGAGCTCGCGGCGGCTGTTAATTCACAGACTGCCGACATAGAAGTGGCACCCTTCTCTAAGGCATGCTCTCTGGTTTCGCCTCTCTTTGGCTGTTTGGGGATTGCCTTCAAGTTCGCCGAGATGGACTACGTCGCCAAG GTTGATGATATTGGAAGAGCGTCGAGTTCAATTTTTACATTACCAGCTATGCTTGATAAAGATATAAAAGAGAACAATTTGAGGAAAGCTGGTAGTCATTCAAGAAACTTGTTAAGAGTGAAGCGTGGGCTTGACATGGTCAGGGTGCTGTTTGAGAAAATTCTAGCTACAGA GGGAACTTCCCTGAAGGATCCAGCTTCCACGGCTTATGCCCAGGTCTTTGCGCCCCACCATGGATGGGTCATCAGGAAAGCGGTTGCTGCAGGAATGTATGCCCTTCCTACGAGAGCTCAACTAATGAAGGAGCTCAATGAAGATG AGGACTCCGCCAGGATTGAAATGGAAACTTACATCATTACTTCTGCTCCGGTCATCACATACATTGACAAACTCTTCCTCGCAAGAGAATTGGGTATAGATTGGTGA